From the genome of Pectobacterium atrosepticum:
GCAGGCGAAGTTCGGCTGCTTTCGGCTTGTGCTTATGTTTGATGTTGTTGGCATCGTAAGGATTGAGTTCGCCGATAATCGGCATAGTGCCCCCAGATTCCTGCTGACAAAGCACAAGTAGAGGAGACGGGCAGGGATGTTGAACCTGTTTCTGCTGCTCGGCATACCACACGCGTGCGATTGGCTGCACTTTTACCGGACGTTTGATCTTCAAGACCGCGTCTTCCGGTAACTGCAATACGGCATCCATTTCCTGTTCCACATGCTCAATCCATTGCGCTTTGGTATACGGCGCCGCATGCTTTGCTGCATTCAGGCTTTTGGTCAATTTTTCCAACAATTCTATGCGTGTCATGTTGTTGATGACGTGCTTATTCGCCCAGCCAAACCGGACTGACGCTGGGTTGGTTATGAGCGTTAATGAACGGTAAGCGCTGAGTGTGATCAGCCCTTTCAGGTGTGAGTGGACAAACTCAAAGCGCTGTTCCGGCTCTAGACCAGATTCGACGGTAATAATCTGCTCCAGCTCTTTTTTCAGTGCATTAATTTCCGCGATGAGCGAATGTGCCTGCTGATATTGCGCCGCGTTTACCGCAAAGCAGAGAGCACCTGGTAAGCGAATTGCACTTTTGCTGCTGAGCGCTTCCGGGTAGTGGTGAATGAACAGACGCTGAAAGTGCGCGAGTCCTTTATCTTGAGCCTCCTGACCAACGTACTGCGTGACGGCAATGTGCTCAATAGGATCGTGCTCCGTTCCTTTTTCCACAGGGGGAAGGGAGTAGACGCGGCCCGCCAGCAGTCGATACGTTGAAAACTGTTGCTGCATCACTGCAAGCTTGATCTCTAACGTTTGAAAACAGTCGTTCATGCGTTCGATTAACGCGTAGCGATTCATAGCTAACCCCAATTTAGTTACAACATACTTATGTTTATACTCATAAATACACACTTCAGCAATTGTGATTATCGTTATTTTCAAGCAGGGCTGGTGGGATAATATTGAGGAAGGGAGTAGAAACAACGCGGAGTTTACCCTGATGCAGGTAAACCCCGGTAATAAAAGAGATTAAATACGGTGTTTTAGTATCAGGCTGACTACCAACGCGAGAAGTAAGAGCGTCGCGAGAAACACTGTGATCCCCATCCAGCCGAATGAATGCCAAAAGAATCCCCCTAGCGTGCCTGCCAAGCTTGAGCCCAGATAGTAAGAAAAGAGATACATGGACGAAGCCTGACCTTTCGCGCGCCGCGCACGTTGCCCAATCCAACTGCTCGCTACCGAGTGGGCAGCGAAGAAACCTGCGGTAAAGAGCATCATCCCGCCAAAGATAGCGAATAGCGGGCTCAGTGCCGTTATCCCTAATCCGATTAGCATCAGAAGAATCGAAATACTCAGCACCGGGCCGCGTCCGTAGCGGGACGTTAACGCACCGGCTTTCGGTGAACTGTAACTTCCGGTGAGATAGACCACCGAAAGTAAGCCAACCACCGCCTGACTGATTAAATACGGCGGAGCTAACAGTCGATACCCGATGTAGTTAAACAGGGTAACGAATGCGCCCATCAGCAAAAATCCCTCAAGGAACAGCAGCGGCAAGCCTGCATCGCGCCAGTGCAGTTTACTATTCAGTAATAGCGTTTTCGGGCGTAGTGAGCCGGGGCGGAAATGGCGTGATTCCGGCAGAATTCGCCAAAACGTTATCGCCGCAATGAGCGCTAGTATGCCGATTGC
Proteins encoded in this window:
- the tus gene encoding DNA replication terminus site-binding protein, which codes for MNRYALIERMNDCFQTLEIKLAVMQQQFSTYRLLAGRVYSLPPVEKGTEHDPIEHIAVTQYVGQEAQDKGLAHFQRLFIHHYPEALSSKSAIRLPGALCFAVNAAQYQQAHSLIAEINALKKELEQIITVESGLEPEQRFEFVHSHLKGLITLSAYRSLTLITNPASVRFGWANKHVINNMTRIELLEKLTKSLNAAKHAAPYTKAQWIEHVEQEMDAVLQLPEDAVLKIKRPVKVQPIARVWYAEQQKQVQHPCPSPLLVLCQQESGGTMPIIGELNPYDANNIKHKHKPKAAELRLLIPRLHLYTDAPE
- a CDS encoding MFS transporter, with the protein product MSNLPSSAPNDWPISTVDAADDIAPKSSGKTPYITRGTPQFMRVTLALFSAGLATFALLYCVQPLLPVLSQDFGISPATSSLSLSVSTVMLAFGLLFTGPLSDTIGRKNVMAVSLMLAAICTIICAFMTSWNGILIMRAMIGLSLSGVAAVAMSYLSEEIHPSVLAFSMGLYISGNSIGGMSGRLVSGVLTDYFPWRVAIGAIGILALIAAITFWRILPESRHFRPGSLRPKTLLLNSKLHWRDAGLPLLFLEGFLLMGAFVTLFNYIGYRLLAPPYLISQAVVGLLSVVYLTGSYSSPKAGALTSRYGRGPVLSISILLMLIGLGITALSPLFAIFGGMMLFTAGFFAAHSVASSWIGQRARRAKGQASSMYLFSYYLGSSLAGTLGGFFWHSFGWMGITVFLATLLLLALVVSLILKHRI